Proteins from a single region of Apium graveolens cultivar Ventura chromosome 7, ASM990537v1, whole genome shotgun sequence:
- the LOC141672803 gene encoding D-ribulose kinase isoform X1, which translates to MVALLHHFTSSHLLFRHQFGFSNCNTNKLIQGGGILRSVDNTKHIRMRPVVGSKANENVSLVDGRRLYLGMDFGTSGARYTLIDKDGIIHAERKREYPNYMSKGVMDCVHSWKLTLYQLLEDIPNEFRALIASISIDGTSSTTMIIDSCSTTGEPLSRPFLYNESCPDAVSAVTSIAPVNHTVCSSTSTLCKLVSWWKSYESSKESAVLLHQADWLLWLLHGKLGVSDYNNALKVGYDPELESYPPWLLSQEYSYVLPSVQAPGTFVSLVKEDIRTRYGLPKDCAICTGTTDSIAAFLAARATQTGKSVTSLGSTLAIKLLSTNRIDDARYGVYSHRLDDKWLVGGASNTGGAVLKQIFTDKQLKNLSEQIDPMQASPLDYYPLQTVGERFPVADPKLAPRLTPRPESDVDYLHGILESIARIEGEGYKLLTDLGATQVEEVFTAGGGAQNETWTKIRERILGLPVSRAQQTEAAYGAALLALKGVQYDAR; encoded by the exons ATGGTAGCTTTACTTCACCACTTTACATCGTCCCACCTACTTTTCCGACACCAATTCGGCTTTTCAA ACTGTAATACCAACAAGTTGATTCAGGGAGGTGGAATTTTGCGGAGTGTTGATAATACGAAACATATAAGAATGCGTCCTGTTGTTGGTAGTAAAGCGAATGAAAATGTTAGTCTTGTTGATGGGAGAAGGCTTTATCTTGGAATGGATTTTGGTACATCTGGAGCTAGGTATACCCTCATTGACAAGGATGGGATTATACACGCGGAACGGAAGCGGGAGTACCCAAACTACATG AGCAAGGGCGTCATGGATTGTGTTCATTCCTGGAAATTGACACTTTATCAACTTCTTGAAGACATTCCAAACGAATTTCGAGCACTAATTGCTTCCATTTCAATCGACGGAACTTCTTCAACTACTATGATAATAGACAG TTGCAGCACAACCGGAGAGCCATTATCTAGGCCTTTCTTGTATAATGAAAGTTGTCCTGATGCTGTCTCGGCAGTAACATCTATTGCTCCTGTAAACCACACAGTCTGTTCTAGTACTTCTACTCTATGCAAGCTTGTATCGTGGTGGAAATCTTATGAATCAAGTAAAGAATCTGCAGTTCTCTTACATCAAGCAGATTGGTTATTGTGGCTTCTTCATGGCAAGCTTGGAGTTTCAGATTACAATAATGCTTTGAAG GTTGGTTATGACCCTGAGCTTGAATCATATCCGCCATGGCTGCTCTCTCAGGAATATTCATATGTTTTACCTTCTGTCCAAGCCCCAGGAACTTTCGTAAGTTTGGTCAAAGAAGATATTAGAACAAGATATG GGTTACCAAAGGACTGTGCTATCTGCACTGGTACTACTGACAGTATTGCTGCATTTCTTGCGGCACGTGCTACTCAAACAGGAAAATCT GTAACGTCTCTGGGTTCAACACTTGCTATCAAACTCCTAAGCACTAATAGAATAGACGATGCACGGTATGGGGTATATAGCCATCGGCTTGATGATAAATGGCTTGTCGGAGGTGCTTCAAATACAGGAGGAGCAGTCCTCAAGCAAATATTTACCGACAAGCAGCTGAAGAATTTAAGCGAGCAGATTGATCCAATGCAAGCTTCCCCATTAGACTACTATCCTCTCCAAACAGTTGGAGAGAGATTTCCTGTAGCAGACCCAAAGTTGGCTCCCAG GTTAACTCCCCGTCCAGAAAGTGATGTGGACTACTTGCATGGAATTTTAGAATCTATTGCACGCATAGAG GGAGAGGGTTATAAATTGTTGACGGATTTAGGGGCAACCCAAGTTGAAGAAGTGTTCACAGCAGGAGGTGGTGCACAAAATGAAACGTGGACAAAGATAAGGGAACGGATACTAGGTTTGCCAGTGAGTCGAGCACAACAAACAGAGGCTGCATATGGAGCTGCACTCTTGGCATTAAAAGGTGTACAATATGATGCAAGATAG
- the LOC141672803 gene encoding D-ribulose kinase isoform X2, giving the protein MVALLHHFTSSHLLFRHQFGFSNCNTNKLIQGGGILRSVDNTKHIRMRPVVGSKANENVSLVDGRRLYLGMDFGTSGARYTLIDKDGIIHAERKREYPNYMSKGVMDCVHSWKLTLYQLLEDIPNEFRALIASISIDGTSSTTMIIDSTTGEPLSRPFLYNESCPDAVSAVTSIAPVNHTVCSSTSTLCKLVSWWKSYESSKESAVLLHQADWLLWLLHGKLGVSDYNNALKVGYDPELESYPPWLLSQEYSYVLPSVQAPGTFVSLVKEDIRTRYGLPKDCAICTGTTDSIAAFLAARATQTGKSVTSLGSTLAIKLLSTNRIDDARYGVYSHRLDDKWLVGGASNTGGAVLKQIFTDKQLKNLSEQIDPMQASPLDYYPLQTVGERFPVADPKLAPRLTPRPESDVDYLHGILESIARIEGEGYKLLTDLGATQVEEVFTAGGGAQNETWTKIRERILGLPVSRAQQTEAAYGAALLALKGVQYDAR; this is encoded by the exons ATGGTAGCTTTACTTCACCACTTTACATCGTCCCACCTACTTTTCCGACACCAATTCGGCTTTTCAA ACTGTAATACCAACAAGTTGATTCAGGGAGGTGGAATTTTGCGGAGTGTTGATAATACGAAACATATAAGAATGCGTCCTGTTGTTGGTAGTAAAGCGAATGAAAATGTTAGTCTTGTTGATGGGAGAAGGCTTTATCTTGGAATGGATTTTGGTACATCTGGAGCTAGGTATACCCTCATTGACAAGGATGGGATTATACACGCGGAACGGAAGCGGGAGTACCCAAACTACATG AGCAAGGGCGTCATGGATTGTGTTCATTCCTGGAAATTGACACTTTATCAACTTCTTGAAGACATTCCAAACGAATTTCGAGCACTAATTGCTTCCATTTCAATCGACGGAACTTCTTCAACTACTATGATAATAGACAG CACAACCGGAGAGCCATTATCTAGGCCTTTCTTGTATAATGAAAGTTGTCCTGATGCTGTCTCGGCAGTAACATCTATTGCTCCTGTAAACCACACAGTCTGTTCTAGTACTTCTACTCTATGCAAGCTTGTATCGTGGTGGAAATCTTATGAATCAAGTAAAGAATCTGCAGTTCTCTTACATCAAGCAGATTGGTTATTGTGGCTTCTTCATGGCAAGCTTGGAGTTTCAGATTACAATAATGCTTTGAAG GTTGGTTATGACCCTGAGCTTGAATCATATCCGCCATGGCTGCTCTCTCAGGAATATTCATATGTTTTACCTTCTGTCCAAGCCCCAGGAACTTTCGTAAGTTTGGTCAAAGAAGATATTAGAACAAGATATG GGTTACCAAAGGACTGTGCTATCTGCACTGGTACTACTGACAGTATTGCTGCATTTCTTGCGGCACGTGCTACTCAAACAGGAAAATCT GTAACGTCTCTGGGTTCAACACTTGCTATCAAACTCCTAAGCACTAATAGAATAGACGATGCACGGTATGGGGTATATAGCCATCGGCTTGATGATAAATGGCTTGTCGGAGGTGCTTCAAATACAGGAGGAGCAGTCCTCAAGCAAATATTTACCGACAAGCAGCTGAAGAATTTAAGCGAGCAGATTGATCCAATGCAAGCTTCCCCATTAGACTACTATCCTCTCCAAACAGTTGGAGAGAGATTTCCTGTAGCAGACCCAAAGTTGGCTCCCAG GTTAACTCCCCGTCCAGAAAGTGATGTGGACTACTTGCATGGAATTTTAGAATCTATTGCACGCATAGAG GGAGAGGGTTATAAATTGTTGACGGATTTAGGGGCAACCCAAGTTGAAGAAGTGTTCACAGCAGGAGGTGGTGCACAAAATGAAACGTGGACAAAGATAAGGGAACGGATACTAGGTTTGCCAGTGAGTCGAGCACAACAAACAGAGGCTGCATATGGAGCTGCACTCTTGGCATTAAAAGGTGTACAATATGATGCAAGATAG
- the LOC141672448 gene encoding uncharacterized protein LOC141672448, with protein MMNVLEERERAALASESRGKDTDEEERILKKFNEEVARIRAVNAKKEVMLDDFVKEEIANAKITSSSGSQGGGLDLKVSWNRIRGEDYTAQRLRELFREFGEVEDVVIRSSSTKKGSAFVVMASKYPVVTAIRSVLGDLPNPLSVVPLQPDVAPTFSSAQKPIESRTPELNNLVGAGFQAFEDSVLAKLRKAVERQK; from the exons ATGATGAATGTTCTTGAGGAAAGAGAGAGGGCTGCGCTTGCGTCGGAGTCTAGGGGAAAGGATACAGATGAGGAGGAAAGGATTTTAAAGAAATTTAACGAGGAGGTCGCGAGAATACgtgctgtgaatgctaaaaaaGAAGTAATGCTAGATGATTTCGTAAAGGAAGAGATTGCCAATGCAAAAATAACTAGTAGCTCAGGTAGTCAGGGTGGTGGTTTGGATTTAAAAGTATCTTGGAATAGGATTCGCGGTGAGGATTATACTGCACAAAGATTAAGAGAGTTATTTCGGGAGTTTGGTGAGGTTGAAGACGTGGTCATTAGAAGCTCGTCTACGAAGAAAGGGTCGGCTTTTGTAGTAATGGCTTCAAAATATCCTGTg gTTACAGCAATCAGGAGTGTCCTTGGGGATCTTCCAAATCCTCTTTCAGTAGTGCCTCTTCAGCCAGACGTCGCTCCCACCTTTTCAAGTGCTCAGAAACCCATTGAATCTAGAACTCCAGAATTAAATAATCTTGTTGGTGCTGGATTCCAGGCATTTGAAGATTCAGTGTTGGCCAAACTCCGAAAG GCTGTGGAACGACAAAAATAA